In Nicotiana tabacum cultivar K326 chromosome 17, ASM71507v2, whole genome shotgun sequence, one DNA window encodes the following:
- the LOC107807056 gene encoding peroxidase 10-like codes for MNTKSHMPLTNSLICFIFLSSFVYGQLDYKYYDATCPNLTKIVRYGIWSAISNETRMAASLLRLHFHDCFVNGCDGSVLLDDTSTFTGEKNASANRNSARGFEVIDTIKANVEKACPSTVSCADILTLAAREAIYLTGGPYWSVSLGRRDSLTASQSAANAQIPSPFEPLENITAKFVSKGLDVKDVVVLSGAHTIGFAQCFTFKQRLFDFDGSGNPDPTLDSSLLGNLRSVCPNQSDSDSNLAPLDAVTINKFDNVYFKNLMNNSGLLQSDQALMNDNNTASMVSTYSKYPYLFSKAFAASMVKLTNLGVLTGQDGEIRKNCRLVN; via the exons ATGAACACGAAAAGCCATATGCCTTTAACTAACTCTTTGATTTGCTTCATCTTTCTCAGTTCTTTTGTGTATGGGCAACTTGATTACAAATATTACGACGCCACCTGTCCCAACCTCACTAAAATCGTTAGATATGGCATCTGGTCTGCTATTTCTAATGAAACCAGAATGGCTGCCTCTCTTTTGCGCTTGCACTTCCATGACTGTTTTGTTAAT GGATGCGACGGGTCTGTACTACTCGACGATACTAGTACATTCACAGGAGAGAAGAATGCATCTGCTAATCGAAACTCAGCCAGAGGATTTGAAGTCATTGATACAATAAAAGCTAACGTGGAGAAAGCTTGCCCGTCTACAGTTTCATGCGCTGATATACTGACTCTAGCAGCTAGAGAAGCTATCTATCTC ACTGGAGGCCCATATTGGTCAGTGTCGTTGGGTCGTCGAGATAGTCTTACCGCAAGTCAAAGTGCAGCTAATGCTCAGATTCCATCACCTTTCGAGCCCTTAGAAAACATTACTGCAAAATTTGTTTCAAAGGGTCTTGACGTAAAAGATGTTGTGGTGCTATCAG GTGCACACACCATTGGATTTGCTCAATGTTTCACCTTCAAGCAAAGGCTATTTGATTTTGATGGATCTGGAAATCCTGACCCGACACTGGATTCATCATTACTAGGCAATCTGCGAAGCGTATGTCCCAACCAAAGTGATTCAGATTCCAACTTGGCCCCTTTAGATGCAGTTACAATCAACAAGTTTGATAATGTATATTTCAAGAATCTGATGAACAATTCTGGGCTTCTTCAGTCAGACCAAGCTTTAATGAATGATAATAATACTGCTTCAATGGTGTCAACTTACAGCAAGTATCCATATCTATTTTCCAAAGCGTTTGCAGCATCTATGGTGAAGTTGACCAACTTAGGTGTGTTAACAGGACAAGATGGAGAGATCAGAAAGAACTGTAGGTTGGTGAATTAG